One segment of Neisseria mucosa DNA contains the following:
- a CDS encoding peptide chain release factor 3 has product MSQEILDQVRRRRTFAIISHPDAGKTTLTEKLLLFSGAIQSAGTVKGKKTGKFATSDWMEIEKQRGISVASSVMQFDYKDHTVNLLDTPGHQDFSEDTYRVLTAVDSALMVIDAAKGVEAQTIKLLNVCRLRNTPIVTFMNKYDREVRDSLELLDEVENILQIRCAPVTWPIGMGKNFKGVYHILNDEIYLFEAGGERLPHEFDIIKGIDNPELEQRFPLEIQQLRDEIELVQAASNEFNLDEFLAGELTPVFFGSAINNFGIQEILNSLIEWAPAPKPRDATVRMVEPDEPKFSGFIFKIQANMDPKHRDRIAFLRVCSGKFERGMKMKHLRINREIAASSVVTFMSHDRELVEEAYAGDIIGIPNHGNIQIGDSFSEGEQLAFTGIPFFAPELFRSVRIKNPLKIKQLQKGLQQLGEEGAVQVFKPMSGADLILGAVGVLQFEVVTSRLANEYGVEAVFDNASIWSARWVSCEDKKKLAEFEKANAGNLAIDAGGNLAYLAPNRVNLNLTQERWPDIVFHETREHSVKL; this is encoded by the coding sequence ATGTCCCAAGAAATCCTCGACCAAGTGCGCCGCCGCCGCACGTTTGCCATCATCTCCCACCCTGACGCAGGTAAAACCACGCTGACCGAAAAACTGTTGCTGTTTTCAGGTGCGATTCAAAGCGCGGGTACGGTAAAAGGCAAGAAAACCGGCAAATTTGCTACTTCCGACTGGATGGAAATCGAGAAGCAGCGCGGCATTTCCGTGGCTTCGTCCGTAATGCAGTTCGACTACAAAGACCACACCGTCAACCTCTTGGACACGCCGGGACACCAAGACTTCTCCGAAGACACCTACCGCGTTTTGACCGCCGTGGACAGCGCCTTGATGGTCATCGACGCGGCAAAAGGCGTGGAAGCGCAAACCATCAAACTCTTGAACGTCTGCCGCCTGCGCAATACGCCGATTGTGACGTTCATGAACAAATACGACCGCGAAGTGCGCGATTCTTTGGAATTACTGGACGAAGTGGAAAACATCCTGCAAATCCGCTGCGCGCCCGTAACCTGGCCGATCGGCATGGGCAAAAACTTCAAAGGCGTGTACCACATCCTGAACGATGAAATCTATCTCTTTGAAGCGGGCGGCGAACGCCTGCCGCACGAGTTCGACATCATCAAAGGCATCGACAATCCCGAATTGGAACAACGCTTTCCGTTGGAAATCCAACAGTTGCGCGACGAAATCGAATTGGTGCAGGCCGCTTCCAACGAGTTCAATCTCGACGAATTCCTCGCCGGCGAACTCACGCCCGTATTCTTCGGCTCTGCGATTAACAACTTCGGTATTCAGGAAATCCTCAATTCATTGATTGAATGGGCGCCCGCGCCGAAACCGCGCGATGCGACCGTACGCATGGTCGAGCCGGACGAGCCGAAGTTTTCCGGATTTATCTTTAAAATCCAAGCCAATATGGACCCGAAACACCGCGACCGCATCGCCTTCTTGCGCGTCTGCTCCGGCAAATTCGAGCGCGGCATGAAAATGAAACACCTGCGCATCAACCGCGAAATCGCCGCCTCCAGCGTGGTAACCTTCATGTCGCACGACCGCGAGCTGGTGGAAGAAGCCTACGCCGGCGACATCATCGGTATCCCGAACCACGGCAACATCCAAATCGGCGACAGTTTCTCCGAAGGCGAACAACTGGCGTTCACCGGCATCCCTTTCTTCGCGCCCGAACTGTTCCGCAGCGTCCGCATCAAAAACCCTCTAAAAATCAAGCAACTGCAAAAAGGCTTGCAACAGCTCGGCGAAGAAGGCGCGGTGCAGGTCTTCAAACCGATGAGCGGCGCGGATTTGATTTTGGGCGCGGTCGGCGTGTTGCAGTTTGAAGTCGTTACCTCGCGGCTGGCCAACGAATACGGCGTAGAAGCCGTGTTTGACAACGCATCCATCTGGTCGGCGCGCTGGGTATCGTGCGAAGACAAGAAAAAGCTGGCGGAATTTGAAAAAGCCAACGCAGGCAATCTGGCGATAGACGCTGGCGGCAACCTCGCCTACCTCGCGCCTAACCGCGTCAACTTAAATCTGACGCAGGAACGCTGGCCGGACATCGTATTCCACGAAACGCGCGAGCATTCGGTTAAACTGTAA
- a CDS encoding NADH-dependent flavin oxidoreductase, translated as MNPKYAPLFQTYTLNNGVTIKNRLAVAPMTHFGSQADGLISDQERTFLSNRAGDMGLFITAATLVQKDGKAFHGQPEATGEHCLDSLKETAQILQQQGAKAILQIHHGGSKAIDDLLDGLDKISASASEAEHAREATAEEVEALIASYAQAADLALRAGFDGVEIHGANGYLIQQFYSAQSNRRNDQWGGSLENRMRFPLAVVDAVVAVREKHQRDDFIIGYRFSPEEPGDDGLTMTETGALIDALVQKPLQYLHVSLWEFDKKIRRGGDTAQTRMQFIHERINGKLPLIGVGNLFTADQILAAYETGWAEFIALGKTVMINPHIATQIREGREDEIETQLDPTRADHYGLPDTLWGFASSGTQSWLPPVKGAEWKPMDI; from the coding sequence ATGAATCCAAAATACGCCCCACTCTTTCAAACATACACCCTCAATAACGGCGTAACCATCAAAAACCGCCTTGCCGTCGCCCCCATGACCCATTTCGGCTCACAAGCCGACGGTTTAATCAGCGACCAAGAGCGCACCTTCCTCAGCAACCGCGCAGGCGATATGGGCCTGTTTATCACGGCCGCCACTTTGGTTCAAAAAGACGGCAAAGCCTTTCACGGCCAACCTGAAGCCACAGGCGAACACTGCCTCGACAGCCTGAAAGAAACCGCACAAATCCTGCAACAACAAGGCGCAAAAGCGATTTTGCAAATCCATCACGGCGGTTCCAAAGCCATTGATGACCTTTTGGACGGTCTCGACAAAATCAGCGCTTCCGCCAGCGAAGCCGAACACGCACGCGAAGCGACCGCAGAAGAAGTCGAAGCACTCATCGCCTCTTATGCGCAAGCCGCCGATTTGGCGCTTCGTGCCGGTTTTGACGGCGTGGAAATCCACGGCGCAAACGGCTATTTAATCCAACAGTTTTACTCTGCCCAAAGCAACCGCCGCAACGACCAATGGGGCGGCAGCTTGGAAAACAGAATGCGCTTCCCGCTGGCCGTTGTCGATGCCGTGGTTGCCGTCCGCGAAAAACACCAGCGCGACGACTTCATTATCGGCTACCGCTTCTCCCCTGAAGAGCCGGGAGATGACGGCTTAACCATGACCGAAACCGGCGCACTGATTGACGCATTGGTACAAAAACCGCTGCAATATCTGCACGTTTCCCTGTGGGAATTTGATAAAAAGATCCGTCGCGGCGGCGATACCGCGCAAACCCGCATGCAGTTTATCCACGAACGCATCAACGGCAAACTGCCGCTTATCGGCGTGGGCAACCTGTTTACCGCCGACCAAATTTTGGCCGCCTATGAAACCGGTTGGGCAGAATTTATCGCCTTGGGCAAAACCGTGATGATCAATCCGCACATCGCCACGCAAATCCGTGAAGGCCGCGAAGATGAAATCGAAACGCAACTCGACCCGACGCGCGCCGACCATTACGGCCTCCCCGACACCTTGTGGGGATTTGCCTCCAGCGGTACGCAATCATGGCTGCCGCCGGTAAAAGGCGCGGAATGGAAACCGATGGATATTTAA
- a CDS encoding 2,3-butanediol dehydrogenase has protein sequence MKAARFYNKGDIRIEDIPEPTVAPGTVGINVAWCGICGTDLHEFMEGPIFIPPCGHPHPISGESAPVTMGHEFSGVVYAVGEGVDDIKVGQHVVVEPYIIRDDVPTGEGSNYHLSKDMNFIGLGGCGGGLSEKIAVKRRWVHPISDKIPLDQAALIEPLSVGHHAYVRSGAKEGDVALVGGAGPIGLLLAAVLKAKGIKVIITELSKARKDKAREAGVADYILDPSEVDVVEEVKKLTNGEGVDVAFECTSVNKVLDTMVEACRPTAKVVIVSIWSHPATINVHSVVMKELDVRGTIAYCNDHAETIKLVEEGKINLEPFITQRIKLDELISEGFERLIHNNESAVKIIVNPNL, from the coding sequence ATGAAAGCAGCACGTTTTTACAACAAAGGTGACATCCGCATCGAAGACATTCCCGAGCCAACCGTCGCTCCGGGTACTGTCGGCATCAATGTTGCTTGGTGCGGTATCTGTGGTACCGACCTGCACGAATTCATGGAAGGCCCGATTTTCATTCCGCCTTGCGGCCATCCACACCCAATCTCCGGCGAGTCAGCGCCAGTCACCATGGGTCACGAGTTCTCCGGCGTGGTTTATGCCGTAGGCGAAGGCGTGGACGACATCAAAGTCGGCCAACACGTTGTCGTTGAGCCCTACATCATCCGCGACGACGTACCGACCGGCGAAGGCAGCAACTACCACCTCTCCAAAGACATGAACTTCATCGGCTTGGGCGGCTGCGGTGGCGGCTTGTCTGAAAAAATTGCCGTCAAACGCCGTTGGGTACACCCTATTTCCGACAAAATCCCATTGGACCAAGCTGCTTTGATTGAGCCTCTGTCTGTCGGCCACCATGCTTATGTACGCAGTGGCGCGAAAGAAGGCGACGTCGCATTGGTCGGCGGTGCAGGCCCAATCGGTTTGCTGTTGGCTGCCGTACTGAAAGCCAAAGGCATCAAAGTCATCATCACCGAATTGAGCAAAGCGCGTAAAGACAAAGCACGCGAAGCCGGTGTGGCCGACTACATCCTCGACCCGTCCGAAGTCGATGTCGTTGAAGAAGTGAAAAAACTGACCAACGGCGAAGGCGTAGACGTCGCATTCGAATGCACCAGCGTCAACAAAGTGCTGGACACCATGGTCGAAGCCTGCCGTCCGACTGCGAAAGTCGTCATCGTATCCATTTGGAGCCACCCCGCCACCATCAACGTCCACAGCGTCGTGATGAAAGAGCTGGACGTGCGCGGCACCATCGCCTACTGCAACGACCACGCCGAAACCATCAAATTGGTTGAAGAAGGCAAAATCAACCTTGAGCCTTTCATCACCCAACGCATCAAACTGGACGAATTGATTTCCGAAGGCTTCGAACGCTTGATCCACAACAACGAATCCGCAGTAAAAATCATTGTCAATCCTAATCTTTAA
- a CDS encoding histone deacetylase family protein — protein sequence MFKKILWRISTRLRRLFGKNARTVWISHPIFLQHQPGPNHPDRPERISAIQTALKQEGIWRRLQTAEAPEIKDAQLALVHSRNYLHELEAAQPLPGKIHRIDDDTVICHDSLQAARFAAGAVVKAVDMVMNKKAWHAFCAIRPPGHHAHSNSAGGFCLINNVAAGVMHAIAQYRLQRIAVIDFDVHFGDGTAEILQDDPRVMFFNLFETDIFPFPQAEQYAGNKNMLHTPLKPGTGSRIFRTTIREQWLPKLTAFRPELVLLSAGFDGHKQDETGRLNLHEADFAWLTHKIVQATASCQGRVVSVLEGGYTLESMSKSAAAHIRVLAGLSKADYVVAYQKHLKRGKSNNPTP from the coding sequence ATGTTCAAAAAAATCCTTTGGCGCATCAGCACCCGCCTGCGCCGTTTGTTTGGCAAAAACGCCCGCACCGTATGGATTTCGCATCCGATATTCCTACAGCACCAGCCGGGGCCCAACCATCCCGACAGGCCCGAACGCATCAGCGCCATTCAAACCGCCTTAAAACAAGAAGGCATTTGGCGTCGCCTGCAAACCGCCGAAGCACCGGAAATCAAAGATGCGCAACTGGCATTGGTCCACTCGCGCAACTATCTACACGAGTTGGAAGCCGCCCAGCCGCTCCCCGGTAAAATCCACCGTATCGACGACGATACCGTCATCTGCCACGACTCCCTTCAAGCCGCCCGTTTTGCGGCCGGTGCCGTCGTCAAGGCAGTCGATATGGTGATGAACAAAAAGGCCTGGCATGCTTTTTGCGCCATCCGCCCGCCAGGCCACCATGCCCACAGCAACAGCGCCGGCGGCTTTTGCCTGATCAACAACGTTGCCGCCGGCGTGATGCATGCCATTGCCCAATACCGCTTGCAACGCATCGCCGTCATCGATTTCGACGTTCACTTCGGCGACGGTACGGCGGAGATTCTCCAAGACGATCCGCGCGTGATGTTTTTCAACCTGTTTGAAACCGACATCTTCCCCTTCCCTCAGGCAGAACAATACGCCGGCAATAAGAATATGCTGCATACGCCCCTCAAACCGGGCACAGGCAGCCGTATCTTCCGCACGACCATCCGCGAACAATGGCTGCCCAAGCTCACGGCCTTCCGCCCCGAGTTGGTGTTGCTTTCGGCAGGTTTTGACGGGCACAAACAAGACGAAACAGGCCGTCTGAACCTGCATGAAGCCGACTTTGCCTGGCTGACGCACAAAATCGTCCAAGCAACGGCAAGCTGTCAGGGACGTGTCGTTTCCGTACTGGAGGGCGGCTATACCTTGGAATCCATGTCCAAATCCGCCGCCGCCCACATCCGCGTATTGGCGGGCTTGAGCAAGGCCGATTACGTCGTCGCCTACCAAAAACATTTGAAGCGAGGCAAAAGTAACAATCCTACACCATAA
- the yajC gene encoding preprotein translocase subunit YajC produces the protein MNQAVAQFAPLVLIMVVFYFLIMRPQQKKFKAHQAMLAALKVGDKVVLAAGFKGRVTKVGEQFYTVDIGQGAKIEVEVERNAIAAKAE, from the coding sequence ATGAATCAAGCAGTGGCTCAATTTGCCCCTTTAGTGCTGATCATGGTGGTGTTTTACTTCCTGATTATGCGTCCTCAACAAAAGAAATTCAAAGCGCACCAAGCGATGTTGGCCGCTTTGAAAGTCGGCGATAAAGTCGTTTTGGCGGCAGGTTTCAAAGGCCGCGTGACCAAAGTCGGCGAGCAATTCTACACTGTCGACATCGGCCAAGGTGCGAAAATCGAAGTGGAAGTTGAGCGCAACGCGATTGCCGCGAAAGCCGAATAA